The Vicinamibacteria bacterium DNA segment CCACGTCGCTCACCGCCGCGATGTCGGGATGGCGGCTCTCGAAGCGCACCGGAACATCCCCGCGCTCGACGCCGGTCCTGTCGATGACCTTCGTCTCGAGCCGCACCCTGGTCCCCGCATAGAACGTCTGGGGCAATTTCGTGAAGGCGAGCGATTCGACCGGCGGGTGCGGAACTTTGACGGGGATGTCGACGGTGAGAAGCTCCTCGTCGTAGAAGTTGTAGCTCGCGTGATCGAAGCGGCCTTCGAACGCGGGAACCATGGCGACCACGACGTGCTCGCCCGACCGAAAGGCCTCGACGACGCCGGTCGCGGGATCGATTCCGACGCTTTCCATCGCGCGTGAATAAAAGACGACGGTAACGCTTTCGAGAACCTTGCCGTCTCGATCCTTCACCGTGGCGGAAATCTGCGCTTTCTCGCCGACATCGAGCGTGAGTGCTTCCGGTTCGACGAGAAGCTGGACGGGCTCCCGCGGCTCCTCGCGCGGAGCGGTTGGAGTCGAGGGGCCGGCATTTGCGTGACCGAGGGCCGCGGAGACGCACAACAGGATCCAAAAGGCACGGGGAGACGTCATCCAGGTTCCTTTCTCGAGTATTTGTGCCACAGGACGGCATCGGCTCGCAATTGCGGTAATCTTGATTCCGGCATGCTTCCCGATTACCTGGGTCCCGGCCTCGACGTCGTTCTCGTCGGAATCAATCCAGGCTTGCGCTCCGCCGAGAGAGGCCATCATTTTGCTGGCCCGGGCAACAAGTTCTGGAATCTACTCTGGGAGTCCGGGCTCGTGCCGAGTCGGTTGAGCTACGAAGAAGACCATCGCCTTCCCGAGTTCGGCATCGGCCTCACGAATATCGTCGCTAGAGCCTCGCGCTCGAGCTCGGATCTCAGCCCTTCCGACTACGCGAAAGGACGAAAGCTCCTCGCACGGAAACTTCGCCGGCATCGGCCCGGGCTCGTCGCCCCGGTGGGCCTGACCGTGCTGAGACAGCTTTGGGATCGGCCGGCGCCGCACGGGATCGCTTGCGGGCTTCGAAGGGAACGCTTCGCCGGCTTGCCTCTGTTCGTTCTACCCAATCCGAGCGGGAGAAACGCTCATTACAGCTACGAGGCCATGCTCCAGCACTGGCAAGGCCTCGCCGCTTGGTTGAAACGTGCCTGAGCTACCCGAGGTCGAGATTGCTCGCGAGAGTCTCGAGGCATGGCTCCTGGGCAGAAAGATCGACGCCGTGAGAGCGCCCGATTCGCGGATTCGCGGCGGGGTGCCTCGTCGGAAATTCGAGACTGCGCTCCGCGGGTCGGAAACGCAATCGGTCGAGAGGCGAGGCAAATTCCTCGTTCTCGGGTTTGGCGAGAATCGCCCTGGCGTGCTCGCCCATTTGGGAATGACGGGGCAGTTCGTTTACCTCCCGACGGATGATCCCTTGCCTCGATTCACGCGCGTGGAGCTGCGGCTCTCCGACGGCGGACGAGTCGTGCTGAAAGATCCGCGACGCCTGGGGCAGTTCCGCTTGCTGGACGAGCGCGAGCAAAGAAGAGTGGATAGCCTCGGCATCGAGCCGCTTTCGAGCGCATTCACGCACACTTATCTCCATACACTTCTCCGGAGATCGCATCGGGCGATAAAGCTGTTCCTGATGGATCAGAAGAAGATCGCAGGGATCGGAAACATCCAGGCAGCCGAGGCCCTCTTTCTCGCGGGCGTCCACCCGAGCCGGGCGGCGCGCTCCCTGTCGCGAGACGAGGCGCGTCTTCTCACGCGTTCCGTAAAGACAACCCTCCGGACGGAGATCCGCCGGTATCGCTCGCGCCCCCTCTATCTTTTTGAAGGTGCGCCCAACTCGTTTCTCGTCTACGGACGTGCGGGCGAGCCCTGCTCGCGATGCGACCGA contains these protein-coding regions:
- the mutM gene encoding bifunctional DNA-formamidopyrimidine glycosylase/DNA-(apurinic or apyrimidinic site) lyase codes for the protein MPELPEVEIARESLEAWLLGRKIDAVRAPDSRIRGGVPRRKFETALRGSETQSVERRGKFLVLGFGENRPGVLAHLGMTGQFVYLPTDDPLPRFTRVELRLSDGGRVVLKDPRRLGQFRLLDEREQRRVDSLGIEPLSSAFTHTYLHTLLRRSHRAIKLFLMDQKKIAGIGNIQAAEALFLAGVHPSRAARSLSRDEARLLTRSVKTTLRTEIRRYRSRPLYLFEGAPNSFLVYGRAGEPCSRCDRRIRRVVQGGRTSYYCATCQPSQPSQSSQRRKKK
- a CDS encoding mismatch-specific DNA-glycosylase, yielding MLPDYLGPGLDVVLVGINPGLRSAERGHHFAGPGNKFWNLLWESGLVPSRLSYEEDHRLPEFGIGLTNIVARASRSSSDLSPSDYAKGRKLLARKLRRHRPGLVAPVGLTVLRQLWDRPAPHGIACGLRRERFAGLPLFVLPNPSGRNAHYSYEAMLQHWQGLAAWLKRA